From one bacterium genomic stretch:
- a CDS encoding MlaD family protein — protein MSAETKAGIVTLLGVVALVGSIAFLRGGFAIRDQGYTLHLRVANAGGLTLGAPVHMAGIEVGRVKRLSLTPEKKADVVLSVRHGVSIPEGSRFSIASAGLLGDRLVTVIPGPPGAPALAPGSVVTGTEPLTTDELLDRVVSVAKRAEEALSSVNRVIGDPDLAEGLRETVRNAREASARMARAADHVERTTRTLDRTVTGEIPEIARQLRGMAVELAGAAGEVRTLVRQVAGDGRTAEQVRAAVTSIQRASAGIEKMVGDLSGVVNEQEVRAVRSSLAEARTAITDARLAVGEARTAIGRADRVVERVGRILPERLELPDFRSAYRLEYAFWHDGTRLAHDVSFTLLPDAPRTYLFTWREVGGANRIGLQVGNKLDERTLFRYGLIDSHLGVGLDYHASPSTSYALDLYNISSISLNLYARYYLRPDYGITLRAQSVFSQPTFGIGMFKRF, from the coding sequence ATGAGCGCGGAAACCAAAGCGGGGATCGTCACGCTGCTGGGGGTCGTGGCGCTGGTCGGTTCCATAGCCTTCCTGCGCGGAGGGTTCGCGATCCGCGATCAGGGCTACACCCTGCACCTCCGGGTGGCCAACGCGGGCGGCCTGACCCTGGGGGCTCCGGTGCACATGGCAGGGATCGAGGTCGGCCGCGTGAAGCGACTCAGTCTCACACCGGAGAAGAAGGCGGACGTCGTTCTCAGCGTGCGCCATGGGGTCTCCATCCCCGAGGGATCGCGCTTCTCTATCGCCTCCGCGGGGTTGCTGGGTGATCGTCTGGTAACGGTTATCCCGGGCCCGCCCGGCGCCCCGGCCCTGGCGCCGGGGTCGGTGGTAACGGGTACCGAACCCCTGACGACCGACGAACTGCTCGACCGCGTGGTTTCGGTGGCCAAGCGCGCAGAGGAGGCGCTGTCAAGCGTCAACCGGGTCATAGGCGATCCGGACCTCGCCGAAGGTCTGCGCGAGACCGTGCGCAACGCGCGCGAGGCATCGGCCCGGATGGCACGCGCGGCCGACCACGTGGAGCGTACCACGCGGACGCTGGACCGTACGGTTACGGGCGAGATTCCCGAGATCGCCCGTCAGTTGCGCGGCATGGCTGTGGAGCTGGCGGGGGCCGCCGGAGAGGTACGCACGCTGGTCAGGCAGGTGGCCGGGGACGGGCGCACCGCGGAGCAGGTTCGGGCGGCCGTGACCTCGATCCAAAGGGCATCAGCGGGAATCGAGAAGATGGTGGGCGATCTCTCCGGCGTGGTCAACGAGCAGGAGGTCCGCGCCGTGCGCTCCTCGCTGGCCGAGGCTCGAACCGCGATCACCGACGCCAGGCTGGCGGTGGGCGAGGCCCGAACTGCGATCGGACGCGCCGACCGCGTGGTTGAGCGGGTCGGGCGGATCTTGCCCGAACGGTTGGAACTCCCGGACTTCCGCAGCGCCTACCGGCTCGAGTACGCGTTCTGGCACGACGGAACGCGCCTGGCGCACGACGTGAGCTTCACGCTGCTGCCGGATGCGCCGCGTACCTACCTGTTTACATGGCGGGAGGTCGGAGGAGCCAACCGCATTGGGCTGCAGGTGGGCAACAAGCTGGACGAGCGGACGCTGTTCCGCTACGGTCTGATTGACTCTCACCTGGGCGTCGGTCTGGATTACCACGCGTCGCCCAGCACCTCCTATGCCCTGGACCTCTACAACATCAGCAGCATCAGCCTGAACCTCTACGCCCGCTACTACCTCCGACCGGATTACGGTATAACGCTGCGGGCACAGAGCGTGTTCTCCCAACCGACCTTCGGGATCGGGATGTTCAAGAGGTTCTAG